From the Thermoproteota archaeon genome, the window TAAATTATGATCAGTTCTGTTAGGATCATCATCAGTTTTTACAATTGGTGGTTCTTGGGTATAATTTTGTGGAATATAAGATAGTAATTTTTTGATATAATCCATGCATTCGTATTCATGTTTAGCTACAAAGTGTGCAACACCGCTTTTAGAACCATGAGTCATTGCACCACCTAACTCTTCATATGATATCTCTTCTCCAAGTACAGTCTTTACAACATCTGGACCTGTAACGTACATGTTACCAATTTTTTCAACCATAATAACAAAGTCAGTCATTGCAGGAGAGTATACTGCACCACCAGCAGAAGGACCAACACTAGCAGTAATCTGTGGAACTACGCCTGATGCAAGTTCATTATGATAAAAGATGTCTGCAAACCCATCAAGACTAAGAATTCCTTCTTGGATTCTAGCGCCACCAGAATCTGCTATACCAACAATAGGACATCCTGTTCGAATTGCATGATCCATAAGTTTTGTAATTTTTTTAGCACCCATTTGGCTTAATGTTCCACCGAGTACTGTAAAGTCATATGCAAAAACAAAGACTTGTCTTCCATTTACTGTTCCATATCCTCCAACAACTCCATCACCAAAAAACTTCTTCTTTTGCATATCAAATTCATGATAATGATGAGTTGTTAATGCATCAACTTCAGTAAAACTTCCTTCATCAAGTAAGAGATCTATTCTTTCTCTAGCTGTTAACTTTCCTTTTTCATGCTGTGCTAAAATTCTGTCTTGTCCACCACTTTGGGCAGCCTGCTTGTTTTTTTTCAAAAATTTATCTATTTTTTCAGAATGCATAGCCGGCGATCTGTGAAAACTTTTTACCTATATTATTTTGTCGGATCTACTCTCTTAATTTGTCTCGTCCGCCTTTTGCGGTTCTAAAGACATTCATCCCAATGTGGAAATTCTCATAGAGATGGTCTAATTTTTTGAGATCAACTTCTGCCTTTGCAATTTGTTGTGGTGTTGCATCAGAATTGTTTTTTAAAGAAGATAATCGTCTTTGTGCTTCTTCACGAATCTCTTTGATTCCATTTTCATAGTTTGATGTTCCACCATACTCTGGACTTAGAATGTATTCAGGCTTGTAGGGAGGAATCTGATCTGATGGCGTCTCTACTTTTTTGGCTATTTCGGCAATCTCCTCAGGAGTGTATTCTTTTGGTTTTGGTGGCTCTTCTTTTGCCTCAACTGCTGTTTCGGGAGTTTTTGCAGTATCTTTTTTCTCTTCAGTAGCAGTTTTTTCCTTTTCGTCAGCCAATATGCTGTTACCTAACAGGGGGTAAATTTTAAGTTTTGATTAAAGAGTGGATCAATACAAGGAATACCAGAATATTTCGTGATTATCTTCCATAGAAATTCAGTTTTTGATGATTTGTAATATAAAAACACCTACTTGTAAGATGTCCAAGTGCTAATTATTTTGAGAAAAATGCTAGTGGTAATATGAAAATTTAGTTTTCGGCTTCATATACTATTTTCTTGCTCTTCTTCTATGTTGAAAGAGATACCATCCCCCAAAGTAGATAATCTGTCACTTGTCGACATTCATCAGTTTGTTTATGAAAGATTTTTTGAAGCAAAAAACCACAGTGATTTGAATGAGCTAATACGATTCCATACAAACAACAAGTATTTGTTTATGGCACATAGTCCAAACCAGCTAAATAAGCTTGGTAATTTAGTTGCAAACAAAAGCAGAGATAATCCTAAAGAGGTCTTTGAAAAATACTATCTCATTATGAGAAGTCTTTTACAAAAAAATCCTACAAATAGATCACATCTTAATACAATTTATCATATAGTTGGACACTTTTCAAAAGATCTTACAAGGGAACAAAAAAATGAATTTTCAAAGATGGTAGAAAATCTGAAGAGAGATGAAAAAGAATTAAGAAATATTCTATTAACATTAAAAAATTGGACTATGAAATTTGACAAGAGGTATTTGATTAGACAGACATATTTTTTGTTATTTACATAATATTACCACTAGAGGAAAATTAGATTCATGCTTTTATTCAATTGTGAATACTATCTAGTATGCAACAAACAGAAAATAAACCAATTATAATTAAGATAAAAAAATTAGATATCAATCAAAGTTACTTTTTTGGAATTGCGTTGATAAACGAAAAAGAATACAAAATTAATGTTCAGGGACATTGGAAAGAGAAATTAATTAAATTGCCAGTTTCATACCCAAAACAAGAACGTGTTTTAATCAGGTTCTCCGGTGAGAATGGTGTATTTATTGAAGATGTTGTCTCTCATAAAGGCAATTCAGAGTGGATAGAGATAGATTCTGATGAAATTCTTCATTATATTGGAGATCATCAGGATGAGCTTGATACAATTGAAGTGTACTTGAAAGAATCATAATTTTTCGATGTAATCTGCTTTTTTGTGTGCAAGAAAGATCATAAAAACCCCGAATCCAATTACGCCAATTGAAATCTTCTCAGCAGTGATTTCTTGGGAAGTGTAAAAGTCAGTCACAAAGTCAGGCCCCCAAACAATTAGATTTTGGATAGGAACTATTATTGCGGTAATAATGAAAAGAACTCCAAATGCACTAAAGACATTTTTTGCAAACTTCATTTCATTGCTTGCTTGATAATACGAGGAATCTTTTCAAGCGGTTGATTTTGAATTATCTCTCCATCAAATTTGTAGTCCTTTCCTTCAACTGCTTGTCCTCCTACTAATACAGGTACCTTATATTGTGAATTAATTTTACTAACCAAGCGCTGTCCAGATTTTATGTTGTCCTCAAGTGTTATGGAAACAAAGACTGCATGTGGCTTTTTGTCACTGATAAAACTTAGGACAGATTCTGTTGGAGCAGATGGAGATATGTTGTAAACATGATATCCCTTGCTTTGTAAGAATGATTGAATGACATTACATCCAAGATTATGTTCTTCACCTGATGGAGTACAGACAAGAATTTTGTCTTTCTTCTTTATTACAGAATTTCTTTCTGTAATAATGCTAACAAGCTCTTTTGCAATGTTGCTTGATACATGCTCTGTGGCAACGCTTAATTCGTTTGATTCCCATAAATCTCCAATCTTATACATTACGGGTTTGAGAATTGAATCATAAAAAACGTTGAGAGTGTTTGTTTTTTCAAATGATTCAAAGATGTCAAGACATCTATCAAGATCACCTTTGGTTAATGCGTTGAACAGTTCTTTTTTGACTTTATCAATGAGCTTTTGATTTTTTTCTACGTTTTCTCCTGAATGTGTTGTCAGAAAAGAAAGGATTTTTGGATCTTTGCGGTAATCTTCAGGAACATCATTTAATTTTACAAGTGATGCTTTGCCAAGATACTTGATAATCTCTTGTCGTGAAGTATTCTTTTTAGAATCCCATTTGCTTTTGACAAGATAAAGATACTTGTCTCCTTTTACTGTTTTAGCTCTAACATACACCATGCTAATCCCTCTTCCTTCCTCGTGGTTTTGTACGCAGGACTGCCTTACAGCAAGGACACCTCACATCAGGAATTGAGAAAAAGAAGCCACAGAAGGTGCATCGCTTATGACCTTTTTCATAACGCATTCCATTTGGAAGTGATTCTGCTTGAAGTATTTGGCATACTCCCTTGCATGAGCGTCCCATCTATTGCTCACTCCCGAATTGTGGGTTTGATTTTTTATTTTTTAATTTCATCATAATCATATTTTTCACCATAAAAAATTTGGAATCATCCCAAATCTAATGGGATGTTCATACTTCCCCATGGCTCATTGATTCTAAAAGAATAACTCTTTGATGAATCATATTCGAAAGTTGTTCCTCCATAACCAATGTTTGGTCCAAAGAGCATTGTGAATTCTTTTGCTTCACCTGGTTTCAAAACAATTTGACCGTTGGTAAAGTCCATTCCAGAATACTTGTATGCTTTTGAGCCATCTGTAACATCATAGCTACATATTGCGGGGCCTGTACATGAGAGTGCGACGTTATCACTTGATCCTGTATTTTCTGCTAGCATTTTAACAGTTAAGAGTGCTTGACCAGAGGAGCTTATTTCAAACTCGACTCCAGGATAATAGAAAGTGACAGGTCCAACATTATATGGAGTTGAATTTTCTTTGTATTCAATCAAAGTTAATTTTTCTTTAACTTCTTTTTCACAATCTAATCTCTTGTATGCCTTTGTAATTTCCTGACATGCTTCAAGCTCTGCTTGCAATGCAGCGACTTTAGAATTATCAGAAGATTCTACTGAAGCGCTCTTTACTGTATCCTCAGCCATTGAATCGGTTTGTACAGAGATAATTCCAATCTTCATTAAATGCTGTAATCCATTTACAAATTCATCATCACTAACCAAACCGTCTGACCACCATGCTGCACTGGTTTTTACCCAGTCAGGTACGACATCAGATTTCTCACCAGATACACTTGTTGTAGGAACAACTAGAATTCCTTCCTTTATCAAGAATTGAATTCCTTGTACAAAATCAGAATCTCCGATTTGTCCATCCGCCCACCAACCTGCATTGGTCTTAATCCATGCTGGTACTTCTGCGCTTGCACTTTGTGCAAGTGGTAGTAGTACCAAAACAGTAGCAATAACAGCGATTTTTGTTTTCATTAGCACTAGTTTGCTCTTATAGTATATAACTAGTGCTAAATTGATCACCTAGTGGTAAAAAAACGGTCACTAGAAAAGCGAGGAATGATAATGACTCGGTGTGACAGGTTAATGCTCGAGGGGGATTCTTGCATTCTAGGAACCAATTTGTCACGCATGCTCGTTCCTCGCAACTAACATTGGTTCGATTTAGTATTTTAAGAAAACATGCTCTGTACGGATTTAGCACTAGAAGAAAATTCATTTTGAGATTAAATACAATAATTCAAAAAAAATTTCAATGAAAGATGAAGTAATAATTATTGGTGCAGGTGTAAGTGGATTATCATCTGCGGCATTATTGGTAAAAGAAAAAATTCCAGTCAGAATATTTGAAAAATCTCCTAAAGTTGGTGGTAGAACAACATCTACTAGTTACAAGGGACATATTTTGGATAATGGATTTCATATTATGCCATTTTACAAAACGTCGGCAGTTTACAAAGTATTAGAAGAGATAGGAATAGTTTCTGATTTAAAATTATCAATTGTCGATGATATTACTTTTTTTCAAGAAAAAAAATTTCATAAATATCCAAAAGGTATTTTGGATTTTTTTCAATTATCAATTGTTCCAATGAAGAGTAGACTAAAGCTGTTAAGGATACTTTTGCCAATGGCATTCACTTCGATGGAAAAAGCTCAAGAGTTAGATTCAAAATCATTAACTGAAATTACAAAAGCGATGGATGAGAAAACAAGATCTTTTTTTGATGCAGTGTGTATGTTAGCTTTTGCTGATACACCTGATCATGTATCACTTGGGGAATTTGTACGAACAATAATCAGGGCTAATCCGTTTAAGGGCGGAACAAGTGAGTTTGGTTATCCATCAGAAGGTGGATATGACAAAATTTCAAAGATATTAGAGGAGTATGTCAAAAATAATGGTGGAATAGTGAACCTATCTACCCCAATAAAAAAAATTGTAATACAAAATAATTATGTAAAGGGAGTCGTACTAGAAAGTGGAGAGTTTTTCCCATCAAACTGTGTGATAGTCTCTAATCCAGCATACATTGCCGTAAAGAAATTCTTTGATGATGAAGTTTTTGATAAAAAATTCTTATCCAAAGTTGAAAAACTAAACAAGACAACATCAGTAATTGAGGTACATTTTTGTCTCTCAAAAAAGATTGATTCTAGACAGATTGTTTTTCCTGTAGGAAGCAGCTATACTGCAAAAGGTGTTTTTTTTATCACAAACATTGCACCATCTGTATCTCCTAAAGGAGAGCATCTAGTCATGGCAGGCACTCCTGTTCCATCTGAATATACCGACAATCCACAAATGATTAGAGAAGTGGTAGACAGAATGAAGGCAGATATTTCTCAGATTTATCCTGATTTTAAGGAAAATCTCCTTTGGGAGAAACCAATGGCATGGAAATTAGTTGAAGCAGTTGTAAAAGAACCGGGATTAGTCTGGAAACAAAAGATGCCGCATAACATAGAGGGAATCAAGGGATTATTCTTTGTGGGAGATTCAACCATTAGCTATGGAATAGGTACTGACTCTGCAGCACATAGTTCTATGTTATGTCATCCAAAGATAATCAATCATTTGAAAGAAAAATCAGAGCAAGAGATTCAGATTAAACAAAATTAAGTTCCAAAAAATTTTCTTAGTGATTTAGTATATGGAATTGTTTTTTTATTGATTCTTGATAATTATCAAAAGAGTTTTTTTGATCAAAACACTTTTTGCAGATACATATTTGTGAAACTTTTTCTAGATCACAGTTTTCAATAAACTCGCATTGTTGACATCCTGCAGGCCCACCACAAACTCCACACTTTAGTTCCTTAACTTCAGCACACTTTTCATGCTTTACGCCCAATCCTTTTGCCCACAATCCAATTTCATTAATCTGAATTTTTTCATTACATACTATACATGTCCCAGGAAATTTCATGGGAATTTTTCTCCAGCTCATTTTATTAGCTCCATCTCTTTTTCAACGAGTTCACCAAAACTTTCCTCTAGAGGAAAGTTAAATTGTTTATTCTTTAGACAGAATAACAAATACGGTAGGTAAAACGTACCAAATGTACTACGTGAAATGTGCATCTGTTTTGCCATTACAGTTGCAAATGCCTTGATGTTTTTACCATCCCAACGTAATCGATTCAAAAGGGGCCAGGATAAATTGAATTTGTTATAACGAATGGATGTATCTTTTTTGTATAATTTAATCAGAATAGCATCAAGATAACGCAGTAATCTCCATTCTTGGTTCTTCATTATTTTTCCATATAGGATGTCAGCCTCAGATACTACCTGAAGCATGTTTTGCATGTCATCATTTGAAATCCTGCTAGTCACAATACTAGAATAGAATGCAATAATCTTCTCTCGTGGGTCTATCTGCATAGAATACAAAACAATTCTTGCCTCATCTAGTGTGTTTGATTTGAAAAACGCATTGATTCCATCTTCAATATTTAATGTCTCAAATGACTTTTCAGTGGACGGATTAAACCCAGTAACCATAGACTGAGTCATATTTATCATGGAGCGGATATCCCCGCGTGATTCATCGATGACTTTAATCACAGAGCCTGGGGAGATTTTTGCACCTTCTTTTTTTATTATATTTTCAAGATAGAGGCGTAAGAGTCTAGGCGGAATTGGTCTAAACACGATAGATTTTGTCACTTTTTTGATGCTCTTCATCTTATCAGAAGAATCAGAATTTGCTGCAAGTATCATTGGAACTGTCGGTTCTTTTAGAATGTTGATCAATGCTTCTGTACCACCGTAATCTGAGCGGCCGTGAATTCCGTCAACTTCGTCAACAAAGATCATTGGAGTACCCAAGACACTGACGTTCCCAAGTACAGGACTAAGAATATCATTAATCTGAGCTTTGCTTCTGACATCACTTGCATTGAGACCAATCATGTCATAACCAAATTGTTTTGCAGACAAATTTGCAATCGTTGTTTTACCGATTCCCGGCGGTCCCACTAACAAGAGGGGTTTTGTTCCCTTTTTCCATTTTGCAAACCACTCTACAATTGCTGCGCGTGCCTCTTCATTTCCAACCATTTCAGAAATGCTTTGAGGTCTATGTTTTTCTGACCACATCAATTTGAATCACTTTGGAAGTTTTGATTCAAAGTCAGACCACATGTTGGCTTTTTGTAACTTGTTATACCAAAATTGGTTATAGTGCTCAACAGTTAGGAATAAGAACTCTAGAAATTCTTTGTAAGAGAATCCTTCTGGGAGTAATTCCAATGCTAATCTTGCATCCTGCAAATACAGATTACTTTTTTCCAGAGTTAATTCAAATCCTTTTTTTACATTACCGGAAAGTAGGGAATAATAAAGTGGCCAAGATGGTATCTTAACAAATCCATTTTTGATAGAATCTTCAATCTCATTTCCACATCCTACTCCTTCGGCAGCTCTTGCCATACCCAAGTAGAAGATTTCACCAAGAGGTCTTTGAGCTAGTGCCATGTTTCTTCCTGCAGTGCCCATGACTGCTCGATATTTTTTGTAGCACTGATTCATTTCTTCTTCAGTGATTTCAGTTGGTTTTGATTTGAGTTTTGTATCAATATACTGGCCTATTCTTGCATCCTTGAATCCCTCTTCAAATTCTTTGAGAACAGTATCGCCACCCTTTGCTATTTTGTCTCGGGCAAGTTTGAGTATGTATGGATTCATTAGCTTGTAATCATCAAGATAGTCAAGATCCTCATCCTTGTCTACTATTCTATCCATTGGCTCACTAAGGTCTATTGCAATGATATGTCCGTCAACCAAGTTTTCACGCATTTGAGGATCTGATGTTCCAGCATAGTCAGCTGCTGCATCATACAGTGCGTTAAAGACAGGAAATGTCATCTTTACAAAATTTGAGTTTAGTATTCTCATCACTCGATCCTGTAAGACGTCAGAACTTTCGAGTTTTGATTTAATTGGATCAATCTCTGAGCTTTTTAGAATAATCTCAGTTGAGCCTACCTCGTTTCCAAACGCTTGTTGTGTAGAATTTGGATTTGAATCAGATTTTATCTCTTTAAGAAGATCACTTGCAAATCTTTTTGCAAAGTTTGGAAATTCGTTTTCAGTCTCCTCCTTGTATTGATTGAATAGTTTGAATCCTTTTGATTTGAATAATCCCTGCTTGATAATTTGTTTGCCAGGCTTTGTACTCATTAGAGCTTCTTTGCTTACTACAGATTGATCTTTTCCACTCACGTACCAAAGGCGATTTTATTGTTATTTATGCTTTCAATGTCTCTTT encodes:
- a CDS encoding acyl-CoA carboxylase subunit beta yields the protein MHSEKIDKFLKKNKQAAQSGGQDRILAQHEKGKLTARERIDLLLDEGSFTEVDALTTHHYHEFDMQKKKFFGDGVVGGYGTVNGRQVFVFAYDFTVLGGTLSQMGAKKITKLMDHAIRTGCPIVGIADSGGARIQEGILSLDGFADIFYHNELASGVVPQITASVGPSAGGAVYSPAMTDFVIMVEKIGNMYVTGPDVVKTVLGEEISYEELGGAMTHGSKSGVAHFVAKHEYECMDYIKKLLSYIPQNYTQEPPIVKTDDDPNRTDHNLINLVPENQLQPYDMKEIIFSIVDNREFFEIHELFAPNIIVGYARMNGRTVGIVANQPLNLAGALDIDSSNKAARFIRFCDAFNIPIITLVDTPGYMPGSNQEHNGIIRHGSKLLFSYCEATVPKITLVIGKAYGGAYIAMASKNLRTDVNYAWPTARIAVLGAEAAVRIMNKKDLDAAKNPDELKKQLTDDFAEKFDNPYVAAANGSVDTVIDPSQTRPMIIKALEMLANKRDKQPPRKHGNINL
- a CDS encoding DUF1722 domain-containing protein, whose translation is MLKEIPSPKVDNLSLVDIHQFVYERFFEAKNHSDLNELIRFHTNNKYLFMAHSPNQLNKLGNLVANKSRDNPKEVFEKYYLIMRSLLQKNPTNRSHLNTIYHIVGHFSKDLTREQKNEFSKMVENLKRDEKELRNILLTLKNWTMKFDKRYLIRQTYFLLFT
- a CDS encoding histidine kinase — its product is MVYVRAKTVKGDKYLYLVKSKWDSKKNTSRQEIIKYLGKASLVKLNDVPEDYRKDPKILSFLTTHSGENVEKNQKLIDKVKKELFNALTKGDLDRCLDIFESFEKTNTLNVFYDSILKPVMYKIGDLWESNELSVATEHVSSNIAKELVSIITERNSVIKKKDKILVCTPSGEEHNLGCNVIQSFLQSKGYHVYNISPSAPTESVLSFISDKKPHAVFVSITLEDNIKSGQRLVSKINSQYKVPVLVGGQAVEGKDYKFDGEIIQNQPLEKIPRIIKQAMK
- a CDS encoding peptidase yields the protein MKTKIAVIATVLVLLPLAQSASAEVPAWIKTNAGWWADGQIGDSDFVQGIQFLIKEGILVVPTTSVSGEKSDVVPDWVKTSAAWWSDGLVSDDEFVNGLQHLMKIGIISVQTDSMAEDTVKSASVESSDNSKVAALQAELEACQEITKAYKRLDCEKEVKEKLTLIEYKENSTPYNVGPVTFYYPGVEFEISSSGQALLTVKMLAENTGSSDNVALSCTGPAICSYDVTDGSKAYKYSGMDFTNGQIVLKPGEAKEFTMLFGPNIGYGGTTFEYDSSKSYSFRINEPWGSMNIPLDLG
- a CDS encoding FAD-dependent oxidoreductase, giving the protein MKDEVIIIGAGVSGLSSAALLVKEKIPVRIFEKSPKVGGRTTSTSYKGHILDNGFHIMPFYKTSAVYKVLEEIGIVSDLKLSIVDDITFFQEKKFHKYPKGILDFFQLSIVPMKSRLKLLRILLPMAFTSMEKAQELDSKSLTEITKAMDEKTRSFFDAVCMLAFADTPDHVSLGEFVRTIIRANPFKGGTSEFGYPSEGGYDKISKILEEYVKNNGGIVNLSTPIKKIVIQNNYVKGVVLESGEFFPSNCVIVSNPAYIAVKKFFDDEVFDKKFLSKVEKLNKTTSVIEVHFCLSKKIDSRQIVFPVGSSYTAKGVFFITNIAPSVSPKGEHLVMAGTPVPSEYTDNPQMIREVVDRMKADISQIYPDFKENLLWEKPMAWKLVEAVVKEPGLVWKQKMPHNIEGIKGLFFVGDSTISYGIGTDSAAHSSMLCHPKIINHLKEKSEQEIQIKQN
- a CDS encoding AAA family ATPase → MWSEKHRPQSISEMVGNEEARAAIVEWFAKWKKGTKPLLLVGPPGIGKTTIANLSAKQFGYDMIGLNASDVRSKAQINDILSPVLGNVSVLGTPMIFVDEVDGIHGRSDYGGTEALINILKEPTVPMILAANSDSSDKMKSIKKVTKSIVFRPIPPRLLRLYLENIIKKEGAKISPGSVIKVIDESRGDIRSMINMTQSMVTGFNPSTEKSFETLNIEDGINAFFKSNTLDEARIVLYSMQIDPREKIIAFYSSIVTSRISNDDMQNMLQVVSEADILYGKIMKNQEWRLLRYLDAILIKLYKKDTSIRYNKFNLSWPLLNRLRWDGKNIKAFATVMAKQMHISRSTFGTFYLPYLLFCLKNKQFNFPLEESFGELVEKEMELIK